TAGTGTTGCCGTCAACTATATATTCATATTCAGATACTGATTTTATGCAGTCTTCTTCATCGTCATCATATTCGTCCCGAATTTCACCTACGATTTCCTCAAGTAAATCCTCAATTGTTATAAGTCCTGCAGTAGCACCATATTCATCTAGGACAATAGCTAAAGCAATTGAGTCTCTTCTCATTTCTATTAAAAGTTCAGAGGTCTTTTTAAATTCGTAGGTAAAGTAGGGTTCCCTCATAATATCTTGTATTTTAAAATCTTCTTTTTTCCCCGTATAGAAGAAAAGGTCTTTCAGATTTATAATACCTATAACATTATCTCGATTTTCTGAATATACAGGCAATCTTGTATACTTATCAACTGCAAATACTTGGACTAGTTCGTCGTATGAAAGATCTGCACTGGCAAAAGCCATATCAATTCTTGGCACCATAACATCCTTAGCTAAGGAATCGCCGAAATCAACCACATTATTTATTATTCGACGTTCTTCACTTTCTAGAACGCCATCATTATGGCTAACTTCTACGATGGATCTAAGATCGTTTTCTGTCATGGAGGATAATTCATTTAAATCAATTCTAAGGAGCAATAAAACACCGTTACATAGTTTATTGATGATAAATATTACAGGGGTTAGTAACTTGGTTAAAAATAGTATTGGCAAAGCTATTTTTAGAGCAAGCTTTTCAGCTTTTAAGGTTGATATCGATTTTGGAACAATCTCGCCAAATACTAAAATAATCAGTATCAGAATACTTATTACAAGCCATATCCATCTAGTATCAAACTTCATAGCTGTATAGGTTGTAATGGCAACTGCAGAAAGTTTAATTATGTTTTTATATATTAAAAAAGCTTTGTTCATTTTGTCATAATCTTCAAGTAGTAACAATGCAGCTTTTGAACCATTAATATTTTCGTCTACCAGACTTTGCATCCGAAGTTTGTT
This genomic interval from Herbinix luporum contains the following:
- a CDS encoding hemolysin family protein, yielding MDSGDAARAVILLILLLLSAFLSASETALKAINKLRMQSLVDENINGSKAALLLLEDYDKMNKAFLIYKNIIKLSAVAITTYTAMKFDTRWIWLVISILILIILVFGEIVPKSISTLKAEKLALKIALPILFLTKLLTPVIFIINKLCNGVLLLLRIDLNELSSMTENDLRSIVEVSHNDGVLESEERRIINNVVDFGDSLAKDVMVPRIDMAFASADLSYDELVQVFAVDKYTRLPVYSENRDNVIGIINLKDLFFYTGKKEDFKIQDIMREPYFTYEFKKTSELLIEMRRDSIALAIVLDEYGATAGLITIEDLLEEIVGEIRDEYDDDEEDCIKSVSEYEYIVDGNTKLDDINEALNLNIQSDDYDSIAGHIIYLLDHLPEEGETVEENNITYTVAAVDKNRIDKIHILIKNDEEATDKVEET